In a single window of the Chaetodon trifascialis isolate fChaTrf1 chromosome 19, fChaTrf1.hap1, whole genome shotgun sequence genome:
- the mrps10 gene encoding small ribosomal subunit protein uS10m, whose protein sequence is MAAPMALRRELCSLARIFSGISHLGPRALGACADQRKCNIIRSHLPLTSSTSFHTATVLSSVPSSITVTDEPDALFQKVSLLVKGHDKAVLDSYETFATMAAKELGITISRVDEPLKDIERLTVLKSVHIFKKHRVQYEMRTHYRCIELSHITGCTAQVYLEYIQRNLPEGVAMEVTKTAMEKVPEHIHEPMWKDHPVDDTPNK, encoded by the exons GGCTCCCATGGCACTCAGGCGAGAACTGTGCTCTTTGGCAAGGATATTTAGTGGAATCTCACATTTG GGACCGAGAGCTTTGGGCGCTTGTGCAGATCAGAGGAAATGTAACATAATTAG GTCCCATCTCCCATTGACATCCAGCACTTCCTTCCACACAGCAACTGTGCTTTCATCAGTACCTTCATCA ATCACTGTCACAGATGAGCCTGACGCTCTGTTTCAGAAGGTGTCACTGCTGGTCAAAGGTCACGACAAGGCCGTGTTGGACAGTTATGAGACCTTTGCCACCATGGCAGCTAAAGAGCTGGGCATCACCATCAGCAGAGT CGATGAACCTCTCAAGGACATAGAGAGGTTGACAGTCCTGAAGTCAGTTCACATCTTCAAAAAACACAGGGTGCAGTATGAGATGAGGACACACTACCGGTGCATTGAG ctgTCTCATATTACAGGCTGCACAGCGCAGGTATACCTTGAATACATACAGAGGAACCTCCCTGAAGGTGTAGCTATGGAGGTGACAAAG ACTGCCATGGAGAAGGTTCCAGAACACATCCATGAACCCATGTGGAAGGACCACCCCGTGGACGACACGCCCAACAAGTAA